One segment of Anaerolineales bacterium DNA contains the following:
- a CDS encoding LysM peptidoglycan-binding domain-containing protein, which translates to MSPTRQLWCVPAIAVFLVGCTVSYSNPPTGSPKSDGASALSTNSVATMNALRTAFIQQTAQAQGMSGTPYGGPTNTTSYSTVAVTPTEESPSGGGNTPAATPTVVTQAPTAGIAATSTPGLPATYKIHEGETIWCLGRRFDIDPVDIIAANNGVEEVYPDDVIKIPQDGDPFPGERALVPHSPNMAHTVQNPYDTVWKIGCYYGDVDPNRIIAANGLKEPYTLAIGQRIIIP; encoded by the coding sequence ATGTCACCCACAAGGCAACTCTGGTGTGTTCCGGCGATAGCCGTTTTCCTGGTCGGATGCACGGTTTCTTACAGCAATCCGCCGACGGGTTCCCCCAAATCGGATGGCGCCTCCGCGCTTTCCACCAATTCCGTCGCAACGATGAATGCCCTGCGCACCGCGTTCATCCAACAGACCGCGCAAGCCCAAGGCATGAGCGGGACTCCTTACGGCGGGCCGACGAACACCACCTCCTACTCGACCGTCGCCGTAACCCCCACGGAAGAATCACCCTCCGGCGGCGGGAATACTCCGGCCGCCACGCCGACCGTAGTGACCCAGGCGCCCACGGCCGGTATCGCCGCGACCTCCACACCGGGCTTGCCGGCGACGTACAAGATCCATGAGGGCGAAACGATCTGGTGCCTCGGCCGTAGGTTCGACATCGACCCGGTCGACATCATCGCGGCCAACAACGGGGTTGAGGAGGTGTACCCGGACGACGTGATCAAGATCCCGCAGGACGGGGATCCATTCCCGGGCGAGCGGGCGCTCGTTCCGCATTCGCCGAACATGGCCCACACCGTCCAAAACCCCTACGACACGGTGTGGAAGATCGGTTGCTACTACGGGGACGTGGATCCGAACCGGATCATCGCCGCCAACGGCTTGAAAGAACCCTACACCCTGGCGATCGGACAAAGGATCATCATACCTTGA
- a CDS encoding thiolase domain-containing protein, producing the protein MREVVIQGIGQTPVEEHWERSLRDLAAEAGLAAMRDAGVERIDAVFVGNMLSGQIARQENLGALTADWIGQRGAEGYKVEAACASGAAAFRAAFLAVASGALDAVLAIGVEKMTETSGPETTAALVSAADADYEGVQGISFVGLNALIMRRYLHEFGWKHTDFGEFSINAHANGARNPHARLRQPITERDYVRARMICEPINLLDASPIGDGAAAALLLPVEKAPSGPRPRVVVAGSAAASDSVAVHDRKDPLFLSAAHLGAKRAYAQAGVGPEQIDFFELHDAFSILAALSLEACGFAERGQGPRLALEGAIRLDGRLPVCTQGGLKARGHPVGATGMYQIVEAAQQLRGEAGGNQLAKARTALTQNIGGSGASIYTHILQRKKI; encoded by the coding sequence ATGCGCGAAGTCGTCATCCAGGGGATCGGGCAAACCCCGGTCGAAGAGCATTGGGAGCGGTCGCTGCGCGACCTCGCCGCCGAGGCGGGGCTGGCGGCGATGCGCGATGCCGGCGTGGAGCGGATCGACGCGGTCTTCGTCGGCAACATGCTTTCGGGGCAGATCGCCCGCCAGGAAAACCTGGGCGCCTTGACCGCGGATTGGATCGGCCAGCGGGGCGCGGAAGGGTACAAGGTGGAGGCGGCCTGCGCCTCGGGCGCGGCGGCCTTCCGGGCGGCGTTCCTGGCCGTGGCTTCGGGCGCGCTGGACGCGGTGCTGGCGATCGGCGTGGAGAAGATGACCGAAACCTCGGGACCGGAAACCACCGCCGCGCTGGTCTCCGCCGCCGACGCCGATTACGAAGGCGTGCAGGGGATCTCCTTCGTCGGCTTGAACGCGCTGATCATGCGCCGCTATCTGCACGAATTCGGATGGAAGCACACCGACTTCGGGGAGTTCTCGATCAACGCGCACGCCAACGGGGCACGCAATCCGCACGCCAGGCTGCGTCAACCGATCACCGAGCGCGATTACGTCCGGGCGCGGATGATCTGTGAGCCGATCAACCTGTTGGACGCCTCGCCGATCGGCGACGGGGCGGCCGCCGCGCTGCTGCTGCCGGTGGAGAAGGCCCCGAGCGGCCCGCGCCCGCGGGTCGTCGTCGCCGGATCCGCCGCGGCCTCCGATTCGGTGGCCGTCCACGACCGCAAGGATCCGTTGTTCCTCTCGGCGGCCCACCTCGGAGCCAAACGGGCCTATGCCCAGGCGGGCGTGGGTCCGGAACAAATCGATTTCTTCGAGTTGCACGACGCCTTCAGCATTTTGGCGGCGCTTTCGCTCGAAGCCTGCGGCTTCGCCGAACGCGGGCAGGGGCCGCGGCTGGCGCTGGAGGGCGCGATCCGTCTGGACGGAAGGCTTCCGGTGTGCACCCAGGGCGGGCTGAAGGCGCGCGGCCATCCGGTCGGCGCGACCGGGATGTATCAGATCGTCGAAGCGGCGCAGCAACTGCGGGGCGAAGCGGGCGGGAACCAACTGGCGAAGGCGCGGACCGCATTGACGCAGAACATCGGCGGCTCCGGCGCGTCGATTTACACCCACATTCTGCAAAGAAAAAAAATATAG